One window of Paenibacillus sp. FSL K6-3182 genomic DNA carries:
- a CDS encoding enolase C-terminal domain-like protein: MITIRDVKAILTAPEGINLVVVKIETSEPGLYGLGCATFTQRYLTVASAIEDHLKPFLIGKDVHRIEDIWQTAMVSGYWRNGPEFNNALSGVDMALWDIKGKIAGLPVYQLLGGKCREGAAIYKHADGSSKEEVEKNVRACLEEGYRYVRCQMGLYGGRDHKIVKPDHALDGAYYDPKVYRRGIIEMFEHLRSTIGWDVELIHDIHERLTPIDAVGFAKQLEKFELFYLEDALPPEQIEWFKLIRQHTTTPIAMGELFNNPNEWMPLISGRLIDYIRIHVSQIGGITPAQKMISLCEAYGIRTAWHGPGDVSPVGHAANVHLDVSSINFGIQEWNGFKDEIHEVFSGIPESRDGYVYPNEKPGLGIDIDEKMAAKFQCENVVPAWTLARLPDGTSARP, encoded by the coding sequence ATGATAACAATTCGTGATGTTAAAGCAATACTGACTGCACCAGAGGGAATTAATCTGGTTGTTGTTAAAATTGAAACTTCAGAGCCTGGCTTGTACGGCTTGGGCTGTGCTACATTTACACAGCGTTATTTGACCGTAGCTTCGGCAATCGAAGACCACTTAAAGCCATTCTTAATCGGTAAGGATGTGCACCGTATCGAAGATATTTGGCAGACAGCAATGGTCAGCGGGTATTGGAGAAATGGACCGGAATTTAATAATGCTTTGTCCGGGGTCGATATGGCCTTGTGGGATATTAAAGGGAAAATAGCTGGACTGCCAGTATATCAACTGCTAGGCGGAAAGTGTCGTGAAGGTGCAGCAATTTATAAGCATGCCGATGGCAGCAGTAAAGAAGAAGTAGAAAAAAATGTGCGCGCCTGCCTAGAGGAAGGCTACCGTTATGTTCGATGTCAAATGGGTTTGTACGGTGGACGTGATCACAAGATCGTGAAGCCGGATCATGCGTTGGATGGTGCTTACTATGATCCTAAGGTATATAGGAGAGGTATTATTGAAATGTTCGAGCATTTACGAAGCACAATAGGTTGGGATGTGGAGCTAATCCATGATATCCATGAACGACTGACCCCAATCGATGCGGTAGGCTTTGCTAAGCAGCTAGAGAAATTCGAGTTGTTCTATTTGGAGGATGCACTGCCTCCGGAGCAAATCGAATGGTTTAAACTGATCCGACAGCACACAACGACACCTATCGCGATGGGCGAGCTGTTTAACAATCCGAACGAATGGATGCCATTGATCTCAGGACGTTTGATTGACTATATTCGTATCCACGTAAGCCAAATCGGCGGGATCACACCAGCCCAAAAGATGATCTCGCTTTGTGAGGCTTATGGCATTCGCACGGCGTGGCATGGTCCTGGCGATGTTTCCCCGGTTGGACATGCGGCAAACGTACATTTGGATGTCAGCAGCATCAATTTCGGTATTCAGGAATGGAATGGTTTTAAAGACGAGATTCACGAAGTATTCTCAGGAATACCTGAATCTAGAGATGGATATGTGTACCCGAACGAGAAACCAGGCCTAGGTATTGATATAGATGAGAAAATGGCTGCTAAATTCCAGTGTGAGAACGTGGTTCCCGCATGGACGCTGGCTCGTCTGCCAGACGGAACCTCCGCCCGACCTTAA
- a CDS encoding Uma2 family endonuclease: MSNPDEKKIHTYQDWLTWEGTWELINGKAYNMSLAPTSLHQFIVGELHFALRTFFQNRSCYVFVAPFDVFFSESEEYQSPDHVTQPDLSVVCSKDQISKNGSHGAPTIIIEVLSPSTALKDFNEKFNLYQKHGVQEYWIVDPGNRTVHVYALQDGSYQVRHLYMEQETIQSIIFKDLRVPMNTLFSL; encoded by the coding sequence GTGTCAAATCCAGATGAGAAGAAAATTCATACCTATCAAGATTGGCTGACATGGGAAGGAACGTGGGAGTTAATTAACGGCAAAGCTTATAATATGTCTCTAGCTCCTACCTCATTGCATCAATTTATTGTAGGAGAGCTTCATTTCGCCCTACGGACGTTCTTCCAGAATCGGAGTTGCTATGTGTTTGTGGCTCCGTTTGATGTGTTTTTCAGTGAAAGTGAAGAGTATCAATCACCCGATCACGTCACTCAACCTGATCTCTCGGTTGTTTGTTCTAAGGACCAAATATCCAAGAACGGCAGTCACGGTGCGCCGACTATAATCATTGAAGTGCTGTCACCTTCCACTGCATTGAAGGACTTTAATGAGAAGTTCAACTTATATCAAAAGCATGGGGTACAGGAGTATTGGATTGTCGATCCTGGGAATCGAACGGTTCATGTCTATGCTCTGCAGGATGGCAGTTACCAAGTGCGTCATTTATATATGGAGCAGGAAACGATCCAATCCATCATCTTTAAAGATTTACGAGTGCCTATGAACACGCTATTCAGTCTGTAA
- a CDS encoding ABC transporter permease subunit, which yields MKTKGYAKHYYVMLLPGFIWLALFSIVPMFGIVIAFQDFNPGLGIFHSEWIGLENFKYMFTLNDSKTIFFNTIFIAVMKIVANLIVPLTFALLLNELRVTILKRWIQTIVYLPHFLSWVILSGILLDIFSFNGPINAIMSVFGISPTLFFARADLFPFIIVGSDVWKEFGFNTIIFLAALTGINPSLYEAAAIDGASRLQRLRNITLPGMITTVILLTVLSLGNVLNAGFDQIFNLYNPLVYSSGDIIDTWVYRTGLLNLQYGLATAMGLLKSVISFTLIATSYFLAAKFANYRIF from the coding sequence ATGAAAACCAAGGGTTATGCCAAGCATTACTATGTCATGCTCCTACCCGGATTTATTTGGTTGGCTCTTTTCAGTATTGTTCCTATGTTTGGGATTGTTATCGCTTTTCAGGATTTTAATCCTGGCTTAGGTATTTTTCATTCTGAGTGGATTGGTTTGGAAAATTTCAAGTATATGTTTACGCTTAATGATAGTAAAACGATATTTTTTAATACCATTTTCATTGCTGTGATGAAAATTGTAGCGAATTTGATCGTACCGCTGACCTTTGCTTTGTTGTTGAATGAATTGCGCGTAACCATCTTGAAAAGATGGATTCAGACGATTGTTTATTTGCCCCATTTTCTATCTTGGGTTATTCTTTCCGGTATTCTTCTGGATATTTTTTCTTTTAATGGACCGATTAACGCTATTATGTCTGTATTCGGCATAAGTCCTACTTTATTTTTTGCCAGAGCGGATTTGTTCCCCTTTATCATTGTTGGAAGCGATGTCTGGAAAGAGTTTGGCTTTAATACGATTATTTTTTTGGCGGCATTGACGGGAATCAATCCCTCTTTATATGAAGCAGCTGCGATCGATGGTGCCTCGCGCTTGCAGCGTTTGAGAAATATCACACTGCCTGGCATGATTACAACGGTTATTTTGCTCACTGTGCTAAGTCTTGGAAATGTCTTAAATGCGGGATTCGACCAAATCTTTAACCTTTATAATCCTCTTGTTTATTCTAGCGGGGATATCATTGACACCTGGGTATATCGAACTGGTTTGTTGAATTTGCAGTATGGATTAGCAACGGCAATGGGGCTGTTAAAATCTGTTATCAGCTTTACTTTAATTGCGACTTCCTATTTCTTGGCTGCTAAGTTTGCAAATTATCGTATTTTTTAA
- a CDS encoding histidine kinase, with protein MFISMRRTFKAFLYDYLTLKKRIIIIFLLSSLIPFISIGLISYYTIYSILTNKIQSGIQSNLNQVELSLENTISNLNHVSQQLAFEGSVGKKLDEFLTSADRKPFERYKMISNLKEELSLITFTNPSIGLTLYYFQDDHSYDLENLGVKDNFFPEKSPLLAKYSGISYYGPHMSNNRFENQYVLSALRKVDLPNRNDVYVYIETGLHLTQSILSNDQTGGNNSHIFLDNDGRIAYSELPDAFAIDTTFPGIEEGKPFGTHNGYKWFRKVSSQGWSIVSVIPKADYNKEMNRWFVQILLFSIVFLVMSLFMAWLLWKMVYRPLSGFNKEIKLMAQNGIQTGIARTRIPEFDFLLDQFRQMKVQIWDLFAEVEQKERRRADLEVEKLLYQINPHFLMNTLDTVHWLAVMNGQNEIDRLVSSLNKLLHYNLGKLGQSSTIQEELEALKQYLILQQIRYDFQFDVQIHMDEEVLKMPIPRFILQPLVENSLYHGLSDEGFIRVDVKLTQMINISIHDNGSGMSEETIEKLLNSSEVENNKVGMGIGMNYVKRMIESQYGERAELKINSVLGKGTSIFLSLPLLEVEPNHD; from the coding sequence ATGTTTATCAGCATGAGGAGAACGTTCAAAGCATTTCTTTATGATTACTTGACCTTGAAGAAGAGGATTATTATTATCTTCCTGCTTAGCTCATTGATTCCGTTTATTAGTATAGGCCTGATTTCTTACTATACGATCTACTCCATTCTTACCAATAAAATTCAAAGTGGCATTCAAAGCAACTTAAATCAAGTAGAGCTTTCGTTAGAGAATACGATCAGTAATTTAAATCATGTATCCCAACAGCTTGCTTTTGAAGGCAGTGTAGGCAAGAAATTAGATGAATTTTTAACAAGTGCGGATCGCAAACCATTCGAGCGCTACAAAATGATAAGCAATCTGAAGGAAGAATTAAGCCTCATTACTTTTACGAATCCGAGTATCGGATTAACCTTGTATTATTTCCAAGACGATCATTCCTATGATCTTGAAAATTTGGGAGTCAAGGATAACTTTTTCCCGGAAAAATCGCCATTGCTTGCCAAGTATTCTGGAATTTCCTATTATGGACCGCATATGAGCAATAACCGATTCGAAAATCAATATGTGCTGTCTGCTTTAAGAAAAGTCGATCTGCCTAATCGAAATGATGTTTATGTTTACATAGAAACAGGATTACATTTGACGCAAAGCATCCTTAGCAATGATCAAACCGGTGGGAATAACTCCCATATATTTCTTGATAATGATGGTAGAATTGCCTATAGCGAATTACCGGATGCCTTTGCAATAGATACAACGTTCCCTGGCATTGAAGAGGGAAAGCCTTTCGGTACACATAATGGGTATAAATGGTTTAGGAAAGTAAGCAGTCAAGGATGGAGCATTGTTTCCGTGATCCCTAAAGCCGATTATAACAAGGAGATGAATCGATGGTTCGTTCAAATCCTGCTATTTTCGATTGTTTTTTTGGTGATGAGTCTATTCATGGCATGGCTATTGTGGAAAATGGTGTATCGACCATTGAGCGGTTTCAATAAAGAAATTAAGCTGATGGCTCAAAATGGAATTCAGACAGGTATAGCAAGAACTAGAATACCAGAGTTTGACTTCCTCCTGGATCAATTTCGGCAAATGAAAGTTCAAATTTGGGATTTGTTTGCGGAGGTTGAACAGAAGGAGAGGCGCAGAGCGGATCTTGAGGTCGAGAAGCTGCTATATCAAATCAATCCTCATTTTTTGATGAATACGTTGGATACGGTGCACTGGCTGGCTGTCATGAACGGGCAGAACGAGATTGATCGTCTTGTATCGTCATTAAATAAACTGCTGCATTATAATTTGGGGAAGCTTGGACAATCCTCAACGATTCAAGAGGAGCTAGAGGCGTTGAAGCAATACCTTATTTTGCAGCAAATTCGTTATGATTTTCAATTTGATGTGCAGATTCATATGGATGAAGAGGTATTGAAAATGCCGATTCCTCGGTTCATCCTGCAACCACTCGTAGAAAACTCCCTTTATCATGGCTTAAGTGATGAGGGCTTCATTCGAGTTGATGTGAAATTAACACAAATGATCAATATTTCCATTCATGACAACGGGTCAGGGATGTCAGAAGAAACCATTGAAAAGTTGTTAAACAGCTCAGAAGTTGAAAACAATAAGGTTGGCATGGGCATAGGGATGAACTATGTGAAGCGCATGATTGAATCTCAATATGGCGAGCGGGCAGAGTTGAAAATTAATAGTGTGCTAGGGAAAGGGACAAGCATTTTCTTAAGCTTGCCCCTCTTGGAGGTTGAACCAAATCATGATTAA
- a CDS encoding response regulator transcription factor → MYKVLIVDDEFFVRKGLISLMDWSSMQFEICGEAENGKQALDLIEQQTPDLVIVDIRMPVLDGLELIQKVKAECEHQPLFIILSGYPDFSYAQQAFRYNVSDYILKPVDEQEFTSTLKKIANSLNQKQLLSITKEKPLIETVIESLLQTEPSEQVMARIAHALELPLSSSYTYIIAEIQDTLPQGAIDYFPALQTALQQYLHHEGQALLIHVRAYNQYGFIVPQLWLDEQNNADRTNYTKLLDMLETELATTIALFIGHSTSHLKQIAQSGISAEECLNYRFAAGFNGIFMASDLLKLPLYYFDVDEELHSKLLYEVEANQLKGYHFAIDAIFIAFQERHFAPGAVTNTIRRIMIAIINIIRQLGGNEKDLQWLDELLNWQMKYRNLKQIRHVFLQFIEEAAKYIAEKRGEKNEGSIEKVKKYIDSHYKENIYLKGIAAEFHMNPVYLGQLFRKNYGVYFNEYVLSLRIEDAKRLLRQTKKRMYEIADLVGFQNADYFAAQFEKLENMTPTDYRNKIIGKK, encoded by the coding sequence ATGTATAAGGTGCTTATCGTGGATGACGAATTTTTTGTGCGCAAGGGCTTAATAAGTCTAATGGATTGGTCGTCTATGCAATTCGAAATCTGTGGCGAAGCGGAAAATGGGAAGCAAGCACTGGACCTTATCGAACAACAGACCCCGGACCTAGTCATTGTAGATATACGCATGCCCGTGCTAGACGGTCTAGAGCTGATTCAAAAGGTGAAAGCGGAGTGCGAGCATCAACCGCTGTTTATTATTTTAAGCGGGTACCCCGATTTCTCTTATGCCCAGCAAGCCTTCCGCTATAATGTGTCGGATTATATCCTGAAGCCCGTTGATGAACAGGAGTTTACATCCACTTTGAAAAAAATAGCCAATTCGCTGAATCAAAAACAGCTCTTATCGATAACGAAAGAAAAGCCGCTTATCGAAACCGTCATCGAAAGCTTGCTGCAGACCGAACCAAGCGAGCAAGTGATGGCGCGGATTGCCCATGCGCTGGAGCTTCCACTCTCCTCTTCCTATACGTATATCATTGCAGAAATACAAGATACGCTGCCTCAAGGGGCAATTGACTATTTTCCAGCACTGCAAACGGCACTCCAGCAATATCTTCATCATGAGGGACAAGCTCTGCTCATTCATGTACGCGCGTACAATCAATATGGCTTTATTGTGCCTCAGTTGTGGCTGGACGAGCAAAACAATGCAGATCGGACGAACTACACCAAGCTGCTTGACATGCTGGAGACGGAGCTTGCAACGACGATAGCTTTGTTTATAGGCCATTCGACAAGCCATTTAAAACAAATTGCTCAATCCGGAATCAGTGCTGAGGAATGCTTGAATTATCGTTTTGCTGCAGGCTTTAACGGCATCTTTATGGCATCGGACCTGCTTAAGCTGCCCTTATATTACTTTGATGTGGATGAAGAACTGCATAGCAAGCTCTTATATGAGGTTGAAGCCAATCAACTTAAAGGTTATCACTTCGCCATTGATGCTATTTTTATCGCCTTTCAGGAGCGGCATTTCGCTCCGGGTGCCGTTACGAATACCATTAGGCGAATCATGATTGCTATCATCAATATCATCCGGCAGCTGGGAGGAAACGAAAAAGATCTGCAATGGTTGGACGAATTGCTTAATTGGCAGATGAAATACCGCAATTTGAAGCAGATAAGGCATGTTTTCTTGCAGTTTATAGAAGAAGCGGCTAAATATATCGCGGAGAAGCGAGGCGAAAAGAACGAGGGCAGTATTGAAAAAGTGAAAAAATATATCGACAGCCACTACAAAGAAAACATCTATTTAAAAGGAATAGCTGCCGAATTCCATATGAATCCAGTCTATCTCGGTCAGTTGTTTCGCAAAAATTACGGCGTTTATTTCAATGAGTATGTGCTGTCGCTTCGCATAGAGGACGCCAAGCGGCTGCTGCGGCAAACGAAAAAACGCATGTACGAAATCGCGGATCTCGTAGGCTTTCAAAATGCCGATTATTTTGCCGCCCAGTTTGAAAAGCTGGAAAACATGACGCCAACGGATTATCGGAATAAGATTATCGGTAAAAAATAA
- a CDS encoding AraC family transcriptional regulator: MLEYRLLEKVLHGSSDFPFAVYNVDYLSGNQSILPLHWHEEIELIYIRAGQAVFSVNHVEIHVQAGDCLIVNSAELHSGYCNSAYGCSYTAIVFKLSWLSALHTDFCQEQCLNPLLRGDLLFPSLLTRRRVQDRLLIDRIEDLLAECRVEREGFQLGVKGRLYMILAVLYPHLIPKQLYERANPLNTNKWKNMILVLEYINKNYKSSLTLDVLASIGSISPSHLCRLFKELTDMRPLEYINMLRVNSAALMIQSGSCSVLQAALENGFQQLSYFSKQFKKYKGISPSTFKRLQGKASLPKESL, translated from the coding sequence TTGCTGGAATACCGTCTTCTGGAAAAAGTTCTGCACGGCTCCTCTGACTTTCCGTTCGCCGTCTATAACGTAGATTATCTTTCGGGAAATCAGTCTATTCTTCCGTTGCATTGGCATGAGGAAATCGAGTTGATTTATATTCGAGCGGGACAGGCTGTATTCTCCGTGAACCATGTGGAGATCCATGTGCAGGCTGGCGATTGTCTGATCGTCAATTCGGCAGAACTCCACAGCGGCTATTGCAACTCCGCATACGGTTGCTCCTACACCGCTATCGTATTCAAGCTATCGTGGCTATCCGCCCTGCATACGGATTTCTGCCAAGAGCAATGTTTGAACCCGCTTCTTCGAGGAGATCTTTTGTTCCCTTCCCTGTTGACTCGACGGCGAGTGCAGGATCGTCTATTGATCGACCGAATCGAAGATTTGCTCGCGGAATGCCGCGTCGAACGCGAAGGATTTCAGCTTGGCGTCAAGGGACGTCTTTATATGATTCTCGCAGTTCTCTACCCGCATTTGATTCCAAAGCAGCTATACGAACGTGCCAATCCGTTAAACACGAACAAATGGAAAAACATGATTCTAGTGCTGGAGTACATCAACAAAAACTACAAATCTTCGCTCACGCTCGACGTTTTGGCATCCATCGGATCCATATCGCCGTCCCATCTATGCCGGCTATTCAAGGAGCTGACGGACATGAGGCCACTCGAATATATTAATATGCTCCGCGTCAACAGCGCCGCGCTGATGATCCAATCCGGCTCGTGCAGCGTGCTGCAAGCAGCTCTCGAAAACGGCTTTCAGCAGCTTAGCTACTTCTCAAAGCAATTCAAGAAATATAAAGGGATTTCACCTTCAACGTTTAAACGCCTGCAAGGGAAAGCATCATTACCGAAAGAATCGCTGTAG
- a CDS encoding extracellular solute-binding protein, which yields MSKSKKCIQMLLAAMLVVLPACSNSGTSKEPSKPSTEGAQTEEIQEEADPFGKSEEPITIRIGKEIDASDKSLPDGESPENNQYTRYIKEQLNIDTKIVWQAAGGKDYEQKINLSIASNDLPDAMVVKETQFRQMVKSGQLEDLTDVYNKYASPTIKGIVETTNGLALKSVTVDGKMYALPNVTPESDMVHYMWIRKDWLDKLGLEPPKTIDDLENVAKAFVEQDPDGNGKADTVAISGPQLGGTINADFMNPNNNNYGFDPVFASFHSYPGFWVKDSEGKTTYGSIQPETKQALSKLRDFYAKGLIDKEMSIRKNAQELIKNGTAGIYFGVWWSGGYGPLADAIKNNPEANWQAYAVPLDSKGEFTPHMGNPSNQYLVVRKGYEHPEAAIKMQNLLYRDESKFDVNVAISNYPLRLVYASMDVMDVTYNMLKEVLAGTKQPEELDLPGYNLLKADAENIKKVKLEPYDNYDIQYWNPNADIGVWKRMYSTFVGISPLQQPYKKTYSVTYSQTKTMERKWAALDKLEKETFLKIIMGAAPLDSFDQFVLDWKKQGGDQILAEVDEIAKQ from the coding sequence ATGAGCAAGTCTAAAAAATGCATTCAAATGTTACTTGCAGCTATGTTAGTTGTATTACCGGCATGCAGTAATTCAGGTACTTCCAAAGAACCATCAAAGCCTTCAACGGAAGGAGCACAAACGGAAGAGATACAAGAAGAAGCAGATCCTTTTGGAAAATCCGAGGAGCCAATCACAATTAGAATTGGAAAAGAAATTGATGCGTCGGATAAAAGCTTGCCAGACGGGGAATCTCCTGAGAACAACCAGTATACCCGTTATATTAAAGAACAATTGAACATAGATACGAAAATTGTTTGGCAGGCTGCTGGAGGCAAAGATTACGAACAGAAGATCAATTTATCCATTGCCAGTAACGACTTGCCTGATGCGATGGTTGTGAAAGAGACGCAGTTTAGGCAAATGGTAAAGAGCGGCCAGCTTGAGGATTTAACTGATGTTTATAATAAATATGCTTCGCCTACCATTAAAGGCATCGTTGAAACAACGAATGGGCTCGCACTCAAATCAGTTACAGTAGATGGGAAAATGTATGCCTTGCCAAATGTAACACCGGAATCAGATATGGTCCATTACATGTGGATCCGCAAGGATTGGTTAGATAAGCTAGGTCTAGAGCCGCCAAAAACGATAGATGATCTGGAAAATGTGGCTAAGGCTTTTGTGGAACAGGATCCCGACGGTAATGGAAAGGCAGATACGGTCGCTATCTCGGGCCCGCAATTGGGAGGAACTATCAATGCGGATTTTATGAATCCGAATAATAACAATTATGGGTTTGATCCCGTGTTCGCTTCTTTTCATTCCTATCCTGGATTTTGGGTGAAGGATTCTGAGGGGAAAACAACTTATGGTTCTATTCAGCCAGAAACAAAGCAAGCGCTTTCTAAACTGCGTGATTTTTATGCAAAGGGTTTAATTGACAAGGAAATGAGTATTCGTAAGAATGCTCAGGAATTGATCAAGAATGGAACCGCAGGTATTTATTTTGGTGTATGGTGGTCAGGCGGGTACGGCCCGTTAGCGGATGCGATCAAGAACAACCCAGAAGCAAACTGGCAGGCTTATGCTGTACCTCTTGATAGTAAGGGTGAATTCACTCCACATATGGGTAACCCGTCGAATCAATATCTTGTTGTCCGCAAGGGCTATGAGCATCCAGAAGCAGCAATTAAAATGCAAAATCTTTTGTATCGCGACGAATCAAAATTCGATGTGAATGTTGCGATTAGCAATTATCCATTGCGTTTGGTTTATGCTTCGATGGATGTAATGGATGTTACCTATAATATGTTAAAAGAGGTTTTAGCGGGTACGAAACAACCGGAAGAGCTAGATCTTCCCGGATATAATTTATTAAAGGCTGATGCTGAAAATATCAAAAAAGTTAAATTAGAACCCTACGACAATTATGATATTCAGTATTGGAATCCGAATGCTGATATAGGCGTATGGAAACGAATGTATTCAACATTTGTAGGCATATCGCCATTGCAGCAGCCGTATAAGAAAACTTATAGCGTTACCTATTCACAGACAAAAACGATGGAAAGAAAATGGGCTGCATTAGATAAATTGGAAAAAGAAACATTCCTCAAAATTATTATGGGTGCTGCGCCATTAGATTCATTTGATCAGTTTGTACTCGATTGGAAGAAGCAAGGCGGAGATCAGATTCTAGCAGAAGTAGACGAAATTGCAAAACAGTAA
- a CDS encoding response regulator: MIKVMIVDDDKLVRKGLISAMPWENFDMEVVGEASNGKKALEFLESNRVDLLLTDLAMPVMSGIELIKKVRKEFSHIYTVVLTLHQDFEYIQEALRLGAIDYIAKVQLEKERFEEVLERIYNRIMQEQKRDPNANELFSMDRGYALLSNNKAVGEYWVKEWSDKTDQSIVEVDINLWFWMQPLEQSNELWLERFSQVICTKPGWNLIKLNGLYGKCHKDVHRRLREYREKDFFYDYDPHSSVQSILLQEGDNHKQVRSEESMNHAKEQWSSYEWIYQDSLFNHQLYTLKMMRLPQAMLLGLLYSLIDKWNLIFSPVGILKIQLPDSFDSWDQVDTWFITIRNMTRSAIVKPTFSQEVVECIIKAVHIAHEEMNHQITAANIAKRVNMSRSYFSQCFKEIVGMNFSDYLRQVRIEKAKELLLYTNKTILWIAENVGYMDEKYFSRTFREQTDMLPSKYRQAYDKTHDIGRDMTEK; the protein is encoded by the coding sequence ATGATTAAAGTGATGATTGTTGATGATGATAAATTAGTTCGAAAGGGACTTATTTCGGCAATGCCTTGGGAGAATTTCGATATGGAGGTTGTCGGTGAAGCAAGTAACGGCAAAAAAGCATTGGAATTTTTGGAATCCAATCGTGTTGATTTACTGCTTACTGATTTAGCTATGCCTGTGATGTCGGGGATTGAATTAATAAAAAAGGTCCGTAAAGAGTTCTCTCATATCTATACTGTAGTCTTGACGCTTCATCAGGATTTTGAGTACATCCAAGAGGCGCTTAGATTAGGCGCGATTGATTACATTGCTAAAGTTCAGCTTGAAAAAGAGCGCTTTGAGGAAGTACTTGAAAGAATCTACAACCGAATTATGCAGGAACAAAAAAGAGATCCAAATGCAAATGAGCTTTTTTCAATGGATCGAGGCTACGCATTGCTTTCTAATAACAAGGCTGTTGGAGAGTATTGGGTAAAAGAATGGAGCGATAAGACAGACCAATCCATAGTTGAGGTGGATATTAATCTTTGGTTCTGGATGCAACCGCTAGAGCAATCCAACGAATTATGGCTGGAACGGTTTTCACAGGTCATCTGTACTAAACCGGGTTGGAATCTAATCAAGCTTAATGGTCTTTATGGTAAATGTCATAAAGATGTACATCGTCGGCTAAGAGAATATAGAGAGAAGGATTTCTTTTACGACTATGATCCGCATTCTAGCGTTCAGTCTATTTTGCTGCAAGAGGGGGACAATCACAAGCAAGTAAGGTCTGAAGAAAGCATGAATCATGCGAAGGAGCAATGGTCGTCTTATGAATGGATTTATCAAGACAGTCTATTTAATCATCAACTCTATACTTTGAAGATGATGCGGCTGCCTCAGGCGATGCTGCTTGGGCTGCTGTATTCGTTAATCGATAAATGGAATCTTATATTCTCTCCTGTGGGCATATTAAAAATTCAGCTGCCAGATTCTTTTGATTCATGGGATCAAGTGGATACATGGTTTATAACCATTCGTAATATGACCCGCAGCGCCATTGTTAAACCCACATTTTCCCAAGAGGTTGTGGAATGCATTATTAAAGCTGTTCATATCGCTCATGAAGAGATGAATCATCAGATTACTGCAGCTAACATTGCTAAAAGGGTCAACATGAGTCGAAGCTATTTTAGCCAATGCTTTAAAGAAATTGTTGGTATGAATTTTAGTGACTATTTACGACAGGTTCGCATCGAGAAAGCAAAGGAGCTTCTGCTCTATACCAACAAGACCATTCTTTGGATTGCAGAAAACGTTGGTTATATGGATGAAAAATATTTTAGCCGCACCTTTCGAGAGCAAACGGATATGCTTCCGAGTAAATACCGACAAGCGTATGATAAAACGCATGATATAGGTAGAGATATGACCGAGAAATAG